In Rosa chinensis cultivar Old Blush chromosome 1, RchiOBHm-V2, whole genome shotgun sequence, a genomic segment contains:
- the LOC112167252 gene encoding probable tRNA N6-adenosine threonylcarbamoyltransferase, mitochondrial, translated as MQNQSNSRNATIPVSSATSEDRRSQADIAASFQRVAVLHLEERCERAIEWALKIEPSVKHMVVSGGVASNQYVRARLDQVVKKNNLQLVCLPPSLCTDNGNSFYLVLAQLVVLVSISNGSEARAPLKQNRQISFPIAVCRSQLGFALALQLGEKLPYLLAIALFFALEKQKE; from the exons AtgcaaaatcaatcaaattctCG TAATGCTACAATTCCTGTTTCTTCAGCAACTAGCGAAGATAGAAGGTCTCAAGCTGATATTGCTGCCTCTTTTCAG AGAGTTGCAGTATTACATCTGGAAGAAAGGTGTGAACGAGCAATTGAATGGGCTTTGAAGATTGAACCTTCTGTAAAACATATG GTTGTGTCTGGTGGTGTTGCATCTAATCAATATGTTCGAGCTCGACTTGATCAGGTTGTCAAGAAAAACAACTTACAACTTGTATGCCTTCCTCCCAGTCTTTGTACAGACAATGGTAATTCATTTTATTTAGTTTTGGCTCAACTTGTGGTGTTG GTATCGATTAGCAATGGCAGTGAAGCACGGGCTCCACTGAAACAGAACCGCCAGATCTCATTCCCTATTGCG GTTTGCAGATCTCAATTAGGTTTTGCTTTGGCTTTGCAGTTGGGGGAAAAATTACCTTACTTGCTTGCAATTGCTCTCTTCTTTGCTTTAGAGAAGCAGAAAGAGTGA
- the LOC112190501 gene encoding isocitrate dehydrogenase [NADP], whose translation MMHCFHDSGDEMTRIFWKSIKDKLIFPFLELDIKYFDLGLPNRDATSDRVTIESAEATLKYNVAIKCATITPDETRVKEFNLKQMWRSPNGTIRNILNGTVFREPIICRNVPRLVPGWTRPICIGRHAFGDQYRATDAIIKGPGKLKSVFVPDGSNEKQEYEVFNFTGAGGVALSMYNTDESIRSFADASMNTAYQKKWPLYLSTKNTILKKYDGRMLHYTTFFLLMSFSYTRIIMKIQGHLPGSL comes from the exons ATGATGCATTGTTTCCATGATTCAGGAGATGAAATGACTCGAATTTTCTGGAAATCTATAAAAGATAAG CTTATTTTTCCCTTTCTGGAACTGGATATCAAGTACTTTGATCTTGGCCTCCCTAATCGTGATGCCACCAGTGATAGAGTCACAATTGAAAGTGCAGAAGCTACTCTTAA GTACAATGTAGCAATCAAGTGTGCAACTATAACTCCTG ATGAAACTCGTGTTAAGGAGTTCAACTTGAAACAGATGTGGAGGAGTCCAAATGGGACAATCCGGAACATTTTAAATG GTACTGTTTTTAGAGAACCTATTATCTGCAGAAATGTTCCCCGCCTTGTTCCAG GTTGGACGAGGCCAATATGCATTGGGAGGCATGCTTTCGGTGATCAGTACCGAGCAACTGATGCAATCATAAAAGGACCTGGGAAACTTAAATCAGTTTTTG TACCTGATGGGTCCAATGAGAAGCAAGAATATGAGGTTTTCAACTTTACTGGTGCTGGAGGGGTAGCTCTGTCAATGTATAACACTGATGAG TCTATCCGATCCTTTGCGGATGCATCTATGAATACTGCCTACCAGAAAAAGTGGCCACTTTATCTTAGCACTAAAAATACTATTCTCAAGAAATATGATGGAAG GATGTTGCACTACACAACTTTTTTCTTGCTTATGTCATTTTCTTACACTCGGATTATAATGAAGATTCAAGGACATCTTCCAGGAAGTTTATGA
- the LOC121049427 gene encoding DNA repair protein RAD51 homolog 3-like, translating into MEVARLPLSASHRGKLISAGYTTLASLSSISPSDLARDLKVPESEAFEMLKVAKLGCGLEQPDKHTAIVNGAQTAWDILNEEKLLTRITTSCADLDKILGGGINCKEVTEIG; encoded by the exons ATGGAAGTGGCCAGGTTACCGCTCTCAGCATCACACAGAGGCAAGCTCATATCAGCGGGCTATACTACTCTAGCTTCGCTCTCATCCATCTCTCCCTCCGACCTCGCTCGAG ATTTAAAAGTTCCAGAGAGTGAAGCTTTCGAAATGCTCAAGGTTGCAAAACTTGGTTGTGGGTTGGAACAGCCAGATAAACATACGGCCATTGTCAATG GTGCACAAACTGCTTGGGATATCCTCAATGAGGAGAAGTTGTTAACGCGCATTACTACATCTTGTGCCGATCTAGACAAAATTCTCGGTGGGGGAATTAATTGTAAAGAAGTTACTGAAATTGGTTAG